The following nucleotide sequence is from Leopardus geoffroyi isolate Oge1 chromosome D4, O.geoffroyi_Oge1_pat1.0, whole genome shotgun sequence.
GTGCTTTCTGACCTCACGCAGAGTCAGAACCAAAGTCCTAGTCATGGCCCAAGAGGATGGATGTAGGCTGCTCACCCTTCccgccccttctcccccctcATAGTTTTCCTTGCTCTCCCCACTCGGCCACGTGGGTCTGGGGATCCTTTAACTCAGGggccagcaaactttttctatatgGGCCTGACAGTAAAAATTTGCACTTTTGTGGGCCATGCAGTCTTTGTGGCAATGAGTCCAATTCTGTGGtggtagcacaaaagcagccatagacaagaTGTAAATGAGCAtgtgtttaaataaaagtttatttaccaaaacaggcAGGCCCTAGTTTGCTGACCCCTTCTCTCACTCATCAGTCACAGCTGCACCCCCATCATCTGCACCTGCTGCTCCTGATATGCAGGATGTACACATGGCACCCAGCGTCCCTCACCTCCTCAGGTCTTCATTCAAGTGTCACCCTCTCAGGGACCTCTGCCCAGGCACATTAACACAGCCACCTTCCCCaatctctttctctgctttttctctttttgcccttaACATTTTCTGTCATCTCTTTGTTTTGGCTATTGTCTATCTCTTCCCAACCCCCAGTGACTAGAACGTAAACTCTACAAGGGcagagattgttttttttttctccacggCTGCCTTTTATTCCCAGCTGCCTTGCCCATTGCAAGTGATCAATAAATAACTGGTTGGCTAAATCAGGTTTATTACAAAATCTAGAAAAAGGTAAGTCACCTCTGAAACAAGTCCACCCCAACATGGGACACAGGTTCCCGGCATCTAGAAAACCCAGGTCACCAGATTATGTCATAATCAGTGATGTCATCGCTGGGAAATTCTCAAGTTGCCATCTGATATAAGTCTTTCAGGCCTTGAAGCCTGTGGGATTGAGGAACTTTCTGAGAGCAAATGGCTCTTGATAGCATGTGGGCTCCACAGGCAGCAGTCATCGGGGACGGGCCTGCCAAGAGAGTAGGTGAACAGGTCTCCCCACAGACACACATCCTCCAGACTGCCTCCTTAAAGGATGGCCCGGCAAAGCGGGCAGTGTGGGTCCGATGTAACTGTTCAGAGCCAGAAGAACCTACTAACTCAAGAACGGTTAAGGACAAACCCAAGGCAGAGGTGACCAAAGCAGTGGTTGTGGACCTCGGCACTGGCTACTGCAAATGTGGCTTTGCCGGGCTGCCAAAGCCCACCCATAACATCTCCACAACAGTGGGGAAGCCCTACATGGAGACGGCTAAAACTGGGGACAATCGCAAGGAGACATTCGTGGGGCGGGAGCTCATCAATCCAGAGGTTCGTCTCAAGCTACTTAATCCTCTGCGACATGGCATCATCGTGGACTGGGATTCCGTGCAAGATATCTGGGAATATCTCttccatcaagagatgaagatCGCCCCAGAGGAGCATGCGGTCTTGGTTTCAGACCCACCCCTGAGCCCACACACCAACAGGGAGAAGTACGCTGAAATGCTGTTTGAAACCTTCAACACTCCTGCAATGCACATCGCCTATCAATCCCGCCTCTCCATGTACTCCTATGGAAGGACCTCAGGCCTAGTGGTGGAAGTTGGCCACGGCGTGTCCTACGTGGTCCCCATCTATGAGGGTTATCCCTTGCCCAGCATCACCGGACGGCTGGACTATGCGGGCTCTGACCTGACAGCCTACTTGATGGGCCTGATGAATAACTCGGGGAAACGCTTCACCGAGGACCAGATAGGCATTGTGGAGGACATTAAGAAGAAATGCTGCTTTGTGGCCCTGGACCCcatagaagagaagaaaatcccTGCCACTGAGCATACAATCCAGTACATACTGCCTGATGGGAAGGAGATACAGCTGTGCCAGGAAAGGTTCCTCTGCGCAGAGATGTTCTTTAAGCCTTCTCTGATCAAGTCCATGCAGCTGGGGCTTCACACCCAGACAGTGTCTTGCCTTAACAAGTGTGACATTGCCCTCAAACGGGATCTCATGGGGAACATCCTGCTCTGCGGGGGGAGCACTATGCTCAGTGGATTCCCTAACCGGCTGCAGAAGGAGCTGAGCAGCATGTGTCCCAATGACAGCCCCCAGGTAAATGTGTTGCCCGAAAGAGACACTGCAGTATGGACGGGTGGCTCCATCCTGGCATCGCTTCAGGGCTTCCAACCATTGTGGGTCCACCGCTTTGAGTACCAGGAACATGGGCCTTTCTTCCTGTACAGAAGGTGCTTCTGAACTCTGATAAAGCATGGTTGCCATGCATCCGCTTTGCTGAGTGAGCGCCCACCATACACATAGAGAGCTGAGCCCGCATGTTTGCTCCTGTAGTATTAAACAATCCTCGTGTTCCCTCCACAGTGTTTCTCTATTTCCTGACTTAGTAAGAGCAACTTCACAATATGCAGCATGTaccttaaaatatacttttgtcACACAAGAGTGGGAGGGGTGGTGACACAACAAAGACATGTATTACGTGCTGCCTGCTTAAACATTCCTGACAAACAACTAGCTCTAACATTATTCTGTCCCTTTTGTGTATTCCCTTTTAGGAACTATCTCATTGTTAAATCTGCTCAGGAGGGGCATGTgatgaagagagaggagacagtaTGTTAGGGCATGTAAGAACAGTTCTTTTGGTAAACACCAATAGGAAGTATGCTATAATGGCTCAACTTCCCAtagagcagcagaatacatatcaTGCTTCGTGGAGGCTTGTAAAGAGCTGATGAGGGTGTCTGATCCCTGCGCTAACTGTACTTCTAGTTCTGAACGTGAGTCATGCCTCAATACCAGTTCTTATCAAGCCACCATGATGGCTGCTTGCTGAAACCTGGCATATTATGAGCAAGATATGCGTGTGTGTCTGAAGGGGATAGCTATTCAGCTGTTCATCTCCTACTAAATGGGATTCCTCATCAACCTGTAGGATATACAGTTAGAATCTGGGGTGGGCGAGGATAGAGGCTGCCAGTTCTGGGGCTAAGGGTATGGGTTTATAGGAACCTTCCCTATgctggtcattcttttttttttttttttttttaatttttttttttttcaacgtttatttatttttgggacagagagagacagagcatgaacgggggaggggcagagagagagggagacacacagaatcggaaacaggctccaggctctgagccatcagcccagagcccgacgcggggctcgaactcacggaccacgagatcgtgacctggctgaagtcggacacttaaccgactgcgccacccaggcgcccctatgctggTCATTCTAACACAACTGAGGAGCCAGAAGGAACGCACAGCCCTCAGAACCAGAGAAGCCCTTCCAGGGCCCAGGCACGTTCTGTGGTGGTCCTGTGGGGTCAGTTTGTAAATGGAACATAGATTTTTTGGAATAGTCCCCAATACATTCTCTGCCCTGTCTAAACCTCAGCATCTGAACACTGGCAGGGAGCAGCATCAAATAGAAGGAAATGGGCTTTGAACTCTGTGATTTAAAACTGATTTCACTACCACCTAACTCTGATCTGAGTCTACCTACCTATAATATTGAATTCAAACGCCTACTTCACACAACTGATGTACAAAACAGAGATAAACACTCAAATACTAGAATTTGGCCTCTGGGAGATGACCACAAGAGCTAGCTAGAATTACCTTGCAGACTTCTACCTCTTATACAGGAGCCCCAAAGTCTTAACCATGCTTCTTAGTCATATGTACACCCAAAAGTACACATTCAAGCACTCACAGGAGAGGTACGACATCTCTACAATCCCCAGGGAAAAGCCCTACAGAGCCATCTTCATAGTATCTGCCTTGAAAGACCTGATCCAGGCACAGCTGACTGGCACCAGCAAGCTGGAGTAGAGAAGGAAAGACAACACAGAAGGGCATGTGGAGTTCCTACAGTTGACCGAGGATGACTAAACCTTATCCTGAAGTATCAAAGGATCACCTAGAAGTTGGGTACATTGACTTGAGAGAGAAGTTTAAGGTCTTATCAACCTCAGTTTCTGCCCAAACCACTCTTAACATTCCATGAACACTACTGGGCAGATTGAAATTTGTTTAATTCCTCCAGCAGGGGTGGTAAAACCTATGGGCTCCACCTAggaataatattttttgtttgttttttgaaagagagagtgtctgcgtgcaagtgggggaggggcagatggagagagggggaggggggagagagacagagaaagaatcttcagcaggctccatgtgagatcatgaaggaccaaagccaaaatcaagagtcagatatccaaccgactgagccacccaggcgccccagaataatattttaaaatctagaaaataaaatgggattaCAGAGAAAACCAATCATATGTCTTTAAATCCCTTAAGTATCTATGATCCCCAAGTCAAGGATCCCCAAAAAGGTGAGTCTTGATGAAGGGGAAGCATGGGAGGTGGCTCTGGAGGGAATCTTCAGGCCATGATAGGCATAAATGTTCTGCTGcactttaaaatggaaacattccagagacacctgggtggctcagtcagttaagcgcccaactcttgatttcagctcaggttacgatctcacggtttgtgagatcgagccctgcattgggctccacagtgaTAGCATGGCACCtatttggggttctctctgttctcctccccctctcatgctgcaagctctctctcaaaataaataaacctgaaaaaaaaaaaagaaaaataccaaaaaaaggaaaaacaccaaTATAAAGCTGAACAACTACTTATCTTTTCAAAACAGTATGAATTCTCACTTGATCCTTACGCAATTCCCCTTGTAGGAAAGAAAGCCATcctcaccaaaaaataaaataaaataataataataaaaataaataaattaattaattaattaaaaatgagagagagagagtgctatgAATAGTTTTGGTAACTACGTGTAAGTCATCTTAGcctagtggttctcaactggaggCAATTTTgacccccaggggacatttggcaatgtctaaaAATATGTTTGGTTACCAGAACAGGAGTGGGGGTGTATACAGTGccggcatctagtgggtagaggccagggttATTGCGAAATatcctataatgcacaggacagctccctCCAACGAAGAATGATAtgacccaaaatgtcaatagtgctaagGTACACAATAGTGCCAGTGGGTACACAAGGTTGGAGGAAAGCAAGATTCAGTGAGATTAAGTatctttggggtggggagaggggaaaatgggtgatgggcattgaggagggcacttgttggggtgagcactgggagttgtacGTAAGCGATtaaccatgggaatctactccaaaaaccaaaagcacactgtacacacactgtatgttagccaatctgacaataaattatatttaaaaaaaagtctttgtccAAGGGCACTAAGATGGGTGGACCCAAGGCCTTGTTCTTTCCTGTATACCAGAAGAACATCTGTTGGCCTTAAAATGTGGGGGACTTTAGAGCCAATAAGATTAATGGTGGAGTAGGCATGAGGCACAGGCAAGGGCTCAGGGAgcatagaaaacacagaaatcaagAGCAGGTCTTCAGTGTCCCCAAATGTCACCGTATTAGCTTTGACTGGTCTACAGCATCTCGGAGATTAATGGTTACCTAGCTTAAGATGTTCAGGTTCCTCATCTCAGTTACTAACAAATACAACAGACAAGGAAGGACAGCCAGAAACTCCCGAGGGCTTGTCCAGGTGGTGCTTCTAGTGAAGCACAGAAGCTTATGGACTGGTACAGGAGGCAGAAAAAACAGCTGATTTTGTTCCCCAAACTGATAATCACCTTA
It contains:
- the ACTL7A gene encoding actin-like protein 7A — its product is MALDSMWAPQAAVIGDGPAKRVGEQVSPQTHILQTASLKDGPAKRAVWVRCNCSEPEEPTNSRTVKDKPKAEVTKAVVVDLGTGYCKCGFAGLPKPTHNISTTVGKPYMETAKTGDNRKETFVGRELINPEVRLKLLNPLRHGIIVDWDSVQDIWEYLFHQEMKIAPEEHAVLVSDPPLSPHTNREKYAEMLFETFNTPAMHIAYQSRLSMYSYGRTSGLVVEVGHGVSYVVPIYEGYPLPSITGRLDYAGSDLTAYLMGLMNNSGKRFTEDQIGIVEDIKKKCCFVALDPIEEKKIPATEHTIQYILPDGKEIQLCQERFLCAEMFFKPSLIKSMQLGLHTQTVSCLNKCDIALKRDLMGNILLCGGSTMLSGFPNRLQKELSSMCPNDSPQVNVLPERDTAVWTGGSILASLQGFQPLWVHRFEYQEHGPFFLYRRCF